The segment GCAGGTTGCGCAGCACCTTCTGCACGGTGCCGAGCGGGAGCGAATCCGGCACCAGGCCATCGACCAGCTTGGGCGAGACCTTGGCGAGATTGTCCAGCAGTTGCTGCACCTCCTCGCGGCCGAGCAGCTCATGCGCGTGGGTCTGCAGGATGTGATTGAGGTGGGTGGCGATCACCGTGCTGGTGTCGACCACGGTATATCCCATGGTCTGGGCCTGGTCGCGCTGGTTCGGCTCGATCCACACGGCATCCATGCCGAAGGCCGGGTCCTTGGTCTCTATCCCGGGCAGCTTGCCGAACACGCGCCCGGGATTGATCGCCAGTTCGCGGTCCGGAAAGACCTCCGCCTCGCCCAGCGTGACGCCCATCAGCGTGATGCGGTAGGCGCTCGGCGCCAGTTCGAGGTTGTCGCGGATGTGGACCGGCGGGACCAGGAAACCGATCTCCTGCGTCAGCTTCTTGCGCACGCCCTTGATCCGGCTCATCAACTGTCCGCCCTGATTCTTGTCCACCAGCGGGATCAGGCGGTAGCCGACCTCGAGCCCGACGGTGTCCACCGGCACCACGTCCTCCCAGCTGAGCTCGCGCGACTCGTTCGGTTTCTGTTCCGCCGTCGCCACTTCGCGCGCCTGCGCCGCCTGTTGCTGCGCGCGCGCGGGCCGCATCTTGCGCTGATGGATCATGTAGCTGCCGGCCCCGGCGATCCCGGCCAGGGTCAGGAAGGCGACATTCGGCATGCCCGGTACGATGCCGAGCAGGCCCATGACGCCGGCCGTCACGGCCAGCGCGCGCGGGCTGTCGAACATCTGGCTGAGCAACTGCTTGCCCATGTCCTGTTCGCTTGACACCCGTGTCACCATGATGGCCGCGGCAGTCGACAGCACGAGGCCGGGGATCTGCGCAACCAGACCGTCGCCGATGGTGAGCAGGGTGTAGTTGTGCACGGCGTTGGCGAAGACCATATCGTGCTGCATCATGCCGATGGCGAGCCCGCCGATGATGTTGATGAACAGGATGAGGATTCCGGCGATCGCGTCGCCGCGAACGAACTTGCTGGCGCCGTCCATGGAGCCGTAGAAATCCGCCTCCGCCACTACGTCGGCGCGGCGGCGCTTGGCCTCGTCCTGGCCGATGATGCCGGCGTTGAGGTCGGCATCGATGGCCA is part of the Gammaproteobacteria bacterium genome and harbors:
- the flhA gene encoding flagellar biosynthesis protein FlhA; translation: MAEANVLGSIRDIGRHGMLGAPLLMLALLAMLVVPLPPLMLDVFFTFNIALSLVIILACVYTQRPLDFATFPTVLLLATLLRLALNIASTRVVLLEGHTGADAAGQVIESFGEFVVGGNYAVGLIVFAILVIINFVVVTKGAGRISEVSARFTLDSMPGKQMAIDADLNAGIIGQDEAKRRRADVVAEADFYGSMDGASKFVRGDAIAGILILFINIIGGLAIGMMQHDMVFANAVHNYTLLTIGDGLVAQIPGLVLSTAAAIMVTRVSSEQDMGKQLLSQMFDSPRALAVTAGVMGLLGIVPGMPNVAFLTLAGIAGAGSYMIHQRKMRPARAQQQAAQAREVATAEQKPNESRELSWEDVVPVDTVGLEVGYRLIPLVDKNQGGQLMSRIKGVRKKLTQEIGFLVPPVHIRDNLELAPSAYRITLMGVTLGEAEVFPDRELAINPGRVFGKLPGIETKDPAFGMDAVWIEPNQRDQAQTMGYTVVDTSTVIATHLNHILQTHAHELLGREEVQQLLDNLAKVSPKLVDGLVPDSLPLGTVQKVLRNLLEEKVPIRDMRTIVENLASASATSQDPGALTGSVRVALGRLITQNISGLGSELPVITLDQTLEQLLHETLRTQGAGGMALEPGLADRLHQSLLQAAQRQEMAGQPVVLLVSPALRMVMARFTRHTIPAMNVLSYDEIPDNRQIKIVANIGRPDR